One Brassica napus cultivar Da-Ae chromosome C4, Da-Ae, whole genome shotgun sequence genomic region harbors:
- the LOC106390760 gene encoding LOW QUALITY PROTEIN: 60S ribosomal protein L36a (The sequence of the model RefSeq protein was modified relative to this genomic sequence to represent the inferred CDS: inserted 4 bases in 2 codons), translating to MFDKALGFHEVXSYKLCSSRLFVFFLXAAEDDDGGSFHRRAKMVNIPKTKKTYCKNKECKKHTLHKVTQYKKGKDSLAAQGKRRYDRKQSGYGGQTKPVFHKKAKTTKKIVLRLQCQTCKHFSQHSIKRCKHFEIGGDKKGKGTSLF from the exons ATGTTTGACAAGGCACTAGGGTTTCACGAGGT CTCTTATAAACTTTGTTCTTCTAgattgtttgtgtttttttt ggCAGCGGAGGACGACGACGGCGGGAGCTTTCACCGAAGAGCGAAAATG GTGAACATTCCCAAGACTAAGAAGACTTACTGCAAGAACAAGGAATGTAAGAAGCATACCTTACACAAGGTGACCCAGTACAAGAAGGGTAAAGACAGTCTTGCTGCCCAGGGTAAACGTCGTTATGACCGCAAGCAATCCGGTTACGGTGGTCAGACCAAGCCCGTCTTCCACAAGAAG gCCAAGACAACCAAGAAGATTGTCTTGAGGCTCCAGTGCCAAACATGCAAGCATTTCTCTCAGCACTCAATTAAG AGGTGCAAGCACTTTGAGATTGGTGGAGACAAGAAGGGAAAAGGAACATCTCTCTTTTAA